The region GAGCGGAGCGGAAATATCAGCGTTATACTTAAAAATGAGGGTGAGGAGTAAACAGTAACCCTTTTGAGCTGTTACTAAAGATAGTAGGCTTGGGGATAATCCCCTTCCTTTGTGCGAAGTAAATCCATGCGGGCATATGAGATATAGGGCAACCTGGCTGTTACTGTTGTTACTGCTGCTAAGCGTAGGCGGCTACGCCCAGGATGTGAGGCTGAAGGAGGTGGTGGTAAGGCCCGACCTGCGCAAGGCGGTGCTGGGCACCAAAATGAAAAAAGCTGACTACGGCCACGGCGGAAGCAAGAACTATCCCTATTACCAGACGGCTTACCATATTCCGGCCAGTGGTCAGGAGGGGTTTATAGATAGGATTGGTGTCTATATTTATCATAAGCGCTCTTTCCCCGACCTGTTCCGTAAGCCAAATAGCCTGCACGTGTACCTGTATGCCGTGGACTCCACAGGCTTACCGGGCAAGCCGCTGCTGCCGCATCCAGTATCCTTCAGGCCCAGGAATAATACCTACTGGCATTGGATCGACATCTCAACATACAACCTTGTGCTGCCGGAGGAGGGCGTTTTTGCCGCTGTAAGCTGGCCCCATGCCACCAGGGATGATAGCGGCCCCTACGTGGGCATGACAAACGAGTGCGACAGCTGCCCGTTTTATGTGTACCGCTTCCTGACGGATGATCCGGTTTGGATTGAGGTTGACCAGGCGAGGTCAGTAGAAAAGGGCAAGGGCAGCGAAGAGGAGTTTAACCAGAACCTGATGGTGCGGCTGGAGGTATCGGTTAAGTAACAACAAAAAACAAAACGGCCTCTCCGGTTTAGGAGAGGCCGTTTTTATACGTCTATCTGAAAACAGCTTACGCCATCTGAGCATCTAGTTTCTGGGACAGCACATTTTTCGGCACAGCGCCTACCTGCTTGTCTACCACCTCACCGTTCTTGAACACCAGCAGCGTAGGGATGCTGCGGATGCCGAACTTGGCAGAAGTCTGAGGGTTAGCGTCTACGTCTACTTTGCCGATAACGGCCTTGCCTTCGTACTCGCCAGCCAGCTCTTCCACGATCGGGCCTACCATGCGGCACGGTCCGCACCACTCTGCCCAAAAGTCTACCAGCACTGGTTTATCTGAATTGATGATCTCATCAAAATTTGCGTCTGTGATTTCTATCGCCTTGTTAGCCATAATTTTATCGTTTTGTTGTGTTTATTTCAATGGTTAAATATAATAACAATTACAGGTTTGGCAAATACGGCACCAAACTTCGGTCGCCTGACAAGCTGTCGTACCTGGGATAGTAGAACACCTAAAGCCGGCGTTTGTTATACTTACGGCGCAAATTGCTCCGGGATACCTTGATGTTTGTATAAACAAATGTTGTTAAGAAAAGTTTCAGGAACAAGAGGTGTGGGAAAAAGGAGGGGGAGAGATGGCGACACAACATTAAGTAGAATCTATAACGTTTTCAGTCCAGCCACTCAACTTCCAGTAAACCCGGTAAATCAGCATAATTTGCAGCGGAGCTATACCTGTAATGCTCGGGCTCGTCCACCCATTCCGCCCGCACCGGGTTCAGATGAATATACTCCAGCTTTTGATCTATGATGGAGTTGCTTAAAAGCTCCTTTGCTTCATTGCCGTCCTGCCATACTTTATAATGCCGTACTTTGGTGCTCAGGTGCGCATTGAACTCAAAGCGGTGGAGCATCCACTGCCTGCGGCTTTCTGGTTCTTCCTGTATCGTGGCTACAATTTTGCGGCTGGTAAACTGTTTAAAATCGCGGAGAATGTCTGATAAGCTTCTGTCTTCCTCTGCAGCGGCAATCAGGTGCAAGTGATTGCTCATCAATACCCAGGCGTATAGTTTCAACCCTTTCTTCTCCTGGCAGAATCTCAGGGCATCCACCATGATGTGCTTGTAAACAGGCCTCGTAAAAACATCCACCCAATCGACTACCGTCATCGTTAGAAAGTATAAACCACCGGGTGCCATTCTGTTTTTGAGTCCCATGAAGTTGCTGTACCTAATATTTCCATTTGCTGTTTCGGATTTCTTAATCCGAAACGGGGGCTGAAGCGGATTTCCTAATCCGCGTAAACAAGAAAAATGGGGATTAGGAAATCCCCATCAGCCGGCTTTCGGACTGGGAAGTCCGAAAGAGCAAAAGCATGAAACAAAAAGAGGTGCACCACCCAAAGTAGTGCACCTCTTTTATATTTTCAGTAGGTGAGCAAATCTATCTTCTAATCCCCTCATTCCTGAACCTTCAAATTAAATCAGTTTACACTCTCCCAGCCCCAAGTCCTTTATCGAAGTCAAAAACAGCTTCGGGTCGATTCTATACTTGCGGGAGTAAGTTGGCAGCGCCAGTTTCTCCTCCGGCACGTGCAAGGTAATCTCCAGGCGCTTTTGGCCCGGGCTGGCTACGATGGAGTTTTCCAGTGCCTCGGCCAGGTTCGGCGTGAAGTGTTGCAGGTTAATGTTGAGCTGCACGCCTTGTGCCATCTTGTCCATCACATCGCCCAACAATTGAATGTTCTGCGGTTTCAGTTCCCACTGGTCCTCGGTTTTATAGCGCAGCTGTACTTTGCCCCGGATAAACAAGTATAAACCCATCTTCAGGTAAGGCGAGAATTTTACGTAATCCTCCCCGAACAGCGCCATCTGCATGGAAGTATCATAGTCCTCAATAGTAAACAGGGCAAAGGGATTGCCGTTCTTGGCTGTGCGGATGACCACGTCGGTTACCATGCCGGCTACGTTCACGTCGCGGTTTTTATACTCTTCAATCCTGTCCAGCGGGCAGGTGCAGTATGAGTCGATCTCCAGTTTAAACTGATCGAGCGGGTGGCCCGACATGTAGAAACCAACTACCTCTTTCTCGCGGCGAAGCATCTCGGCCTGCGTCCAAACCGGCACTTCCGGAATTTTAGGAAGCGGAGCGGCTACGGCGGCACTTCCGCCAAACAGCGACTGCTGCGCCGCTTGTTGCTCTGCCTGGTAACTGTTGCCATAACGCACCGCCTTCTCCAGCACGCTCATGCTTTCGCCTTCCGGTATCTCGATCAGTTGGGCGCGGTGGTAGAGCTCCCAGGAGTCGAAGCAGCCGGCCAAAGCCATACTTTCAAACGTCTTTTTATTTACCGCACGCAGGTTGATGCGCTTGGCAAAGTCGAAGATATCCTGGTACAGGCCTTTTTCACGCTCCGAGATGATAGCATCTACGGCAGCTTCACCAGTGCCTTTTATCGCACCTAAACCAAAACGGATCTGGCCCTGCTCGTTCACGTTGAACTTGAGCAACGATTCGTTCACATCCGGGCCCAATACGGCGACCCCTTGCTTGCGGGCTTCCTCAATAAAGAACGTCACCTTTTTGATGTCGTTCATGTTGTTGGTCAGCACGGCGGCCATGTACTCGGCCGGGTAGTGGGCCTTCAGGTAGCCTGTCTGGTAAGCTACCACGGAGTAGGCAGCCGAGTGGGAGCGGTTAAAGCCGTACTGGGCGAACTTCTCCATCACGTCGAATACCTCAGAGGCTTTCTTGGCCGGGATCTTATGAATTTCGGCAGCTCCGGCGATGAATTTCTCACGCTCCTCGGCCATCTTCTTCATGTCCTTCTTACCCATGGCGCGGCGCAGCAAGTCGGCACCACCCAGTGAGTAACCGGCTAGGATCTGGGCCGTTTGCATGATCTGCTCCTGGTATACCATGATCCCGTAGGAGTAGTTCAGGATCGGCTCCAGCAGCTCGTGCGGATACTCTACCTCTTCGCGCCCATGCTTGCGGTTAATGAAGTTCGGAATGAACTGCATCGGGCCCGGACGGTAAAGGGCGTTCATGGCAATCAAATCTTCAATGTTGGTCGGCTGCAGGTCTTTGAGGTACATGCGCATGCCTTCCGACTCGAACTGGAACGTACCAATCGTGTCGCCGCGCTGGTAAAGCTGGTACGTCTTCTCGTCGTCAATCGG is a window of Pontibacter kalidii DNA encoding:
- the trxA gene encoding thioredoxin, with the protein product MANKAIEITDANFDEIINSDKPVLVDFWAEWCGPCRMVGPIVEELAGEYEGKAVIGKVDVDANPQTSAKFGIRSIPTLLVFKNGEVVDKQVGAVPKNVLSQKLDAQMA
- a CDS encoding REP-associated tyrosine transposase, which produces MGLKNRMAPGGLYFLTMTVVDWVDVFTRPVYKHIMVDALRFCQEKKGLKLYAWVLMSNHLHLIAAAEEDRSLSDILRDFKQFTSRKIVATIQEEPESRRQWMLHRFEFNAHLSTKVRHYKVWQDGNEAKELLSNSIIDQKLEYIHLNPVRAEWVDEPEHYRYSSAANYADLPGLLEVEWLD